The Silene latifolia isolate original U9 population chromosome Y, ASM4854445v1, whole genome shotgun sequence sequence gaaattgtttttgtttttcgaaATTGATTTTGTTAGATTGTTTCGATATTTATTTTACAATCATCGAAGGCACGCCTTCTAAGAAACACTTGCATATGGGATCCCGAGTGGTGTCCAAgtttacatgtaagttgagggtgcacaAAATCCCGTCTCTTTCCTTCTCCTTTTGCTCATGTTTGTCACGGCTTTAtggcctttttatttcgtttttacaTCGTTCGTTAATTATCGTTTCATTAGATAATGTGTCGTAATTATGATGTTAATGATGGTTTAATTGTTTTTAGAACAATAGTATGTTAATCATGTTTGTTTTCAATTTATGACAATAGTTAGAATAATTatcatgtttaaattataaaacgaAATAATTTGTTTATTgtatgacgataacatgttttaatttgattaaaatgaaattttagttagtttatttcttTCTCTCATGATTTGCATTTGTTTAAATTCTAATTACAAAGTAATTAGTATAATTCACATGTTTAATGATTTGTTCTAGTTTTAATTATGAAATAGTTAAGATTAGTTCACATGTTATATTTGTTTCATTTGATTTATGATACATGTATGTTTATTTGTATCGTTTATCGTTATTAAATCACAACTTGGCCAAATCAATATGTAGAAAGCATGTTAATTGAATTAGACATTTATAGGTCATACAAAACCCGACATAGGATTTTAAATGGATTTCTTTACAAGTTTAAATGAATTCATCTCATCTTATGACGATTTCTCGCTAGTTGAATCACGCATGCTTACCATTCGATTCATGATACTCGATGATTAGAATAGTCAACATTGACCACCCGTTTTGGCCTTGTGATGCCTCGGCCTCCGTGCCCATTTGTCTCCGCTTTCGTGCCACTTGGGTTCGGTTTGTTtggttttatttaattattgcggtttatttcaattgttattgttatttaatcgttggaattattttatttcatttcaagcaatgtaatttgtactttaaaTATGGGTCTAAttagtcctttattttgagtcaatcTGATTTTATAAAATCTttgttttagttagttaaattgaagtatttaatcaattaaatcgaAGCGAGTGCGCAAAACGATGATGAGGCCAATGACGAAGACCATGCGAGCCGTGGGCTCACCATATGGCACGAATTTGAAGGCCtaagtgttggagtatgtgtcctcgacaataatgcgatcacatgtttaaatctcatgataagaatacatgagggaaagttatactttagtgtcaactgatccacatttatcggtaatggttggctgactagagtttgacattgctgtcatgtgacggtggtgatcagttgatcccttaaggtcatacctataggttaacactcttaattgataaattaattaattgtatgatgatacaagttaattaatccttcAAATTAGATGatgtttttgttattgtttttgaaacaattataattagaatgaataatgtattataatcacaagatgttgtgaattataataatatggtccattttaagtataagTAATCATGTATTGCTATttgtattatttatttttatgtaaagaattttaataagttaaaattgcattacattgtcacatgtctagtaacatgtcacatattacaattgacaaatattacaaacttaaaatggatccattttatctatatggAAACCGGTTTTCCATAATAAGAGGGACAAATTGTGAGACAATGTGTGTGCATGCTTATTTGTGATAGGCTCTTTGTTTTTTCTTGTGAAGAGATATTGAGGGAAAATACGAGCACCCATAGGGCACTCTTCCCCTCAACCCCACGGCACCCCTCTCTCCGCTAAACAAAATGAGAATTTTTTTCTCAtacattattcattcaaatgctaCATCTTATTTTAGTTCTCTAAAGAAATTAttttgagagagaaagaaaatattAATATCATTCTAAAATACTAATAATAAGATCTAATTACTAGTATTAGTAATAATTTATATTAGTTAAACTTAAAGGAACACCTACTAATTTCTAGTATTAAAATTAGTAAatcttgttaggttcatatacctattattagactcctctaatagtgaactaattaacttgttaattttttgttctttagatctagtgcatgcataacaaaatgaaagatttataagaaaaacaatgttccttacattgttaaatggttcgaaatatgtgggcacaagtaaggtcaccttccttcacttgttcttgagctaattatgatggatgatcctcctaagactccaagtatagaagccactccaataaattgcacccaagattaatcccaaaaattcctactaatattaactagatatgtagtagaaatataaccttaataatactaatgttcttgtattactacctctagtaataggatgatgagtattagtattgtagagagtttttatcaattttgcatgtgaggaaagttaGAGAGAAGCATAAGCAAAAACAAGCAAAAACTAGTGGAAAAATATGAGCAACAAAATTGCCCATATAGagagccaaaaccggttggcattaGGTAAAGGGGGAATCtttcccttttgtttttacttgtttgtttataATGGGTAGAGTGTAGGAGACAAGTGTGTAAGATGTAACATGAAAAGGgttgtgtgatatgtcacaatcacacaataaccaacacctacaaaagacaaaagagcatctcttgtgctcttaatatgaccgaaatattggtcttattttggtccatttttgccttttgtcatttgtcccacaaatgcttataagtcatatgttcaacaatcttacaaatttaattattaatgtaatcatttaacacttaaatattacaattaataatataatatacactccactttttgagtagcatactaccattatatcaacatataatgggtcccataatttctagttagttaaaattacaacttcttgtaactttaaataattaattacttctacctcaaaacttctattaatacctcaaccaatttagtaatataacacttaattactaaatttaatcttatttaatcacattacaatatgacgcaaaattgcactcccataattaaggaattaattaatctgtatcgcatacaactaattaaatatctatttgggcctcatcctataggtgtgacctaaagggatcaactgaccaccaccgtcacacgacagtaatgtcaaactctatgaTGTAAAACTATACGGAAAAACGAGATTGAACAGATCGTGGAACTGTTCGTTTGAGTTTGTTAAATCTGAGATTGTGTATGTCGTTATAGCTagtaaatttgcagcggaaattgatttgtttggactgattatttcgtgattatggaagtaaccggatagtatggtgaattcctagtcctaacctcgcaaggtatcaaacgcagattcacgcaatcaacctcgcaaggaagacctaaagattaagctcgcaaacctaatcagAATAATGCTCACAAACGTAAACAATTTTATTGCTGGAAAATTCGATGTGTGTTTCTGATTACACACGGCcctaatatactcctaaacaaGGTCATAATTCGACCCAACCCTAGCTTGCAAATCAAGCTAtctttcctttccctaaactaactaggaaagttattcccttttcctaaactaactaggaaagttattaaaatactaatattagaatacaatcagattttagGATATTCTAatcaaactaggattaggaaaatctagctttcctaactttattagaaatagtaattaaactaatttattattcctacacgatttaggaaaccgtgtatcctaaCCATCCTAGGAGCCGTGATATGCAGCCCAGAGCCGTGATATGCAGCTCCAACGCCTTCCCATTTTAGCATCAACACATTACTCGATCcaagctcaaatccttttactagttgagtcatatttcgactaataaggatctcatttgcttgttccgagcatgctcctgcatcattctctccttctttttgagaatttgcccTCACATCCTCGTCTTTTAGATACGGTGACAGGTCGCCTACATTGAATGTTGCGCTCACCCCACCATATTCACTCGGCAACTCCAGCTTGTATGCATTAGAACCATAACATTCGAGGATCTTGAATGGACCATCTGCACgtggcattaacttgttcttcCTTTTGGACGGAAATCGTTCCTTCCTTAAATGTAACCACACAAGATCACCCTCCTTGAAATCAGGCTGCTTACGATGTTTATTAGCCTTCTCTTTGTATttagcatttgccttctcaattTGAGCTCGAACTTGTTCACATACTCGGAGAAATGCTGCTTGCCTTTCTTTGGCTTCAAAACTCaacacatctttctttggaatggGCACTAAATCGATTGGCAGGTATGGATTCACGCCATAGACAATCTCGAATGGAGCTCGTCCTGTCGTCATTGATGGTGTACGATTATAAGCAAATTCAGCATGCGCCAATTTGATATCCCAATCCTTTGTGCTTTTACTAACCAATCCTCGCAATAGACTCCCTAGAGTACGGTTGGTTacctcagtctgaccatctgtttgtggatggtgTGATGTACTGAAAAGAAGCTTAGTCCCCATCAAACGCCATAacgttttccagaagtaactaAGAAAGTTCACATCTCGATCTGAAACAATAGTAAGAGGTATTCCATGTAATCGAACGATCTCTCTGTAGTACAAATCAGCCACTTTAGTTGCATCATCAGTCTTGTGAAACAGAATAAAATGCGCCATCTTCGAGAATCGATCAACTACCACCATAATTGAGTCCTTACCCCTCTGAGTTCTCGGCAAACCAAGgataaaatccatgcttacctCGTTCCACGGTTGCACAGATACGGGCAGGGGTGTATACAAACCTTTGTTGAACGTGCTTTTAGCCTTTTGACATACCACGCACTTTGCCACGATTTCTTGCACGTCCTTATTCATTCTCGGCCAGTAGAAGTGTTCACTTAGGATGTCACTCGTCTTGTTAACTCCAAAGTGTCCAGCAATAGCCCCGCCATGAGCTTCTCGTACCAACAACTCCCTAATCGACCCATTTGGAATGCATAGCCGATTACCTTTGAAGAGATAGCCATCTTGAACAGTATACAAACCTGTTGGATCAATAATTTCCTTTGAGAATTCGGATCGATTTTGTACGATCCCTTGATATGTTCGAAACCAAGAATCCTTGCATCCAACTCAATCAACAATGAATGCCTTCGTGATAGTGCATCAGCCACGATATTCGAACTTCCTGTCTTGTACTTTGAAGAAAACGTGAATGATTGCAAGAATTCTACCCATGTAGCATGTCTTTGATTCAACTTTTGCTGTCCATGGATGTGTTTAAGAGCCTCGTGATCAGAATGTAAAATAAACGGCCGGACATGAGATAATGACTCCAATGGTCCAATGCTCTCACGATTGCATAAAACTCCTTGTCGTAGGTTGAATAGTTCAACCTTGCACCGTTTAATTTCTCGCTGAAATATGCAATAGGCCTCTTTTCTTGTATTAACACGGCACCAATCCCAACACCACTtgcatcacactcgacttcaaacaatttattaaaatctGGTAGTGCTAAAATAGGTCCGGAACATAGCTTGCGTTTCAGTTCCTCAAACGCCTTTTGGGCGCTGCTAGTCCACACGAACTCTCCCTTCTTGGTTAGCTCTGTAATTGGAGCCATAATCGAGCTAAAACCCTGGATGAATCGTCTATAAAATAATGCTAAACCATGAAAGCTTCGCACCTCTGTAGTTGATTTCGGAACTGGCCAGGCTTGAATAGCATCGACCTTGGATGGGTCCATACTTACTCCGTCTTTACCCACAATATAACCAAGAAAAACAACACTTTAGACCATAAAAGTACATTTTTTCTAATTTACCATAGAGCTTCTGATCTCGCAAAACTTCAAACACAGCTCGCAAATGTCGTTTGTGCGACTCTTCATCTTTGCTATAAATTAGGATGTCGTCAAGATAGACCACCACAAATTTGTTAAGGAACggccttaacacttcattcatcaacctcataaacgaactaggagcattgcacagtccaaatggcatcacaagccattcatataaCCCCTGCTTTGTTTTAAACGCGGTCTTCCATTCATCCCCTTCTCGAATCCTCATTTGATGGTAACCACTCCTCAAATCCAGTTTAGAAAAGACACTTGAACCAGAAAGTtcgtcaagcatatcatcaagtcttggcataGGAAAGCGATATTTGATTGTAATGTTGTTTACCGCTCTACTATCAATGCACATTCGCCAAGTCCCTTCTTTTTTTGGTACTAATAACGAGCCACACGGACTTAAGCTCTCTTGAACATATCCCTATCTATCAATTCTTGGACTTGTCTCCGTAACTCCTTTGCTTCTCTCGGATTACAACGATAGGCGGCTTATTAGGCAATGCCGCCCTGGAATCAGATCGATTTGGTGTTCAATACCACGTAAAGGAGGCAACCCATCCGGTAATTCATCCGGAAACACATCCCGGAACTCTTCTAACAGCCCCTGTACCCCACGGTCATCACACACACCAACGGACCCCAATTCACGAACCAGCAGCACATAAGTTCGTTCTCCACGagctaaagcctcctcaacctcccGAGCCTCCATAAACATACTCCCCTTCTTTGTTTTAGACTCTTTAATCTTATTAGGTGACATAGGTTTCAGATTATATCTCACATTACCCTTCATCACGCTATACACATTGGATCTCCCGTCATGTTCAACCTTTCTATCGAATTGCCAAGGTCTACCCAACAGAATGTGGCATGCATTCATAGGAATTATatcgcaccacacctcatcagtatAGGGTCCTAAACTCAACGAAACTAAGGCCTGTTTCTTAACTTGAATCCCGTTCTCCCCATTCAGCCAATGTAATTTATATGGTTTAACTCGGTCTTTAGTTTGCAATTTTAGTTCATCAACAAGGTCCCTTGCTACTACATTAGCACATGATCCACTATCAATaataagattgcaaattttacggTTTACCTTGCACCGAGTGTGGAAGATTTGTTCTCGATACTCATTCTCAGCTGAACCCGTCTCCATATGTAAATTACGCAGCACCAAACATTCCTCTtcactcaacggatccaaatcatAGATTATTCCTTCACCATCAGTTTCAACATTCTCTTGGACTGTTTCCTCCTCTGGCGTGACAAATACAGGAATCATATCATACAATTCTTGAGCTGTTAGGGCTCGTTTCTGAGGACATTCGTTTGCTATATGACCATAGCCTTGACACTTGAAACAACGCCTCAAAGAACTCCCTTTTGGCTCGGCAACACCCTTTCCTTTGTCCTTGGGTTCTTCTTTCGGGGTTTCTTTAGCCTTGCTAGGAGCTGGCCTGGAATACGAGTTAGTTCCCGAACTTTGTCCCTTGGAATAAGCATAAGGTTTACGTGCCTTGTCATGCTTTTCAAATTTTAACGCCAATCTGCAAACATCGCTAAATCCATCGTAATTCTGGATTTCTACCTTCGTTGCAATTGCGGGTGTTAGGCCCTTGATGAATCTCGCCACCCTTAGCTCTTCTTTCTCCTCAAGATCGCATACAATTGACATCTTCtcgaattctttgatataatcagtCACGGACATGCTTCCTTGCTCTAAATATTGGAGCTTTAAGTAATTATCTTGTTCATAATCCCTTGGTAGGAATCGTCTCATCAGGTGCTTCTTTAATTTGATCCAAGATTCGATCTTGTCTTTGCCTTcctttttcctttgttttttcAGATTTTCGTACCATAAAGATGCATACTTTGTAAGCTTCAAGATTGCAACCTTAAATTGCTTCTTGTCATCATACTCTTTATACTCGAAAACCCTCTCAGCTTGTCTTACCCAATCCAGAAATTTTTCCGGATCCATCTCGCCATCAAAGTCTGGAATATCGAGTTTTAAACCCcgatcatcatcgttcttattttttgacttcctctttggctgctcgtcttcttcttcttgatTCGGATGGAGTGTCCGattctttttcttctctttagcCTTCAACATGCTTGCTATGTTTTTTAACACATAAGCCATCTGAGCCATCTCTAACTTCAGCTCGTTATGACCATCTTCCCATGTTTTCGGACCCTCATCACCGTCTTTAACCATGATTAGCAACATCCCAAGACAGATCTATTAAGGAATAAATCGAACTTAGCTcgtaaccaatttgatgtaaaactaTACGGAAAACGAGATTGAACAGATCGTGGGGCATTCGTTTGAGTTTGTTAAATCGAGATTGTGTATGTCGTTATAACTAGTAAATTTGCAATGAAATTGATTTGTTTGGACTGATTATTTCGTGATTATGGAAGTAACTTaggatagtatggtgaattcctagtcctaacctcgcaaggtatcaaacgcagattcacgcaatcaacctcgcaaggaagacctaaagattaagctcgcaaacctaatcGAATAATGCTCACAAACGTAAACAATTTTATTCTTTGGAAAATTCGATGTGTGTTTCTGATTACACACGGCcctaatatactcctaaacgaGGTCATAATTCGACCCAACCCTAGCTTGCAAATCAAGCTAtctttcctttccctaaactaactaggaaagttattcccttttcctaaactaactaggaaa is a genomic window containing:
- the LOC141629915 gene encoding uncharacterized protein LOC141629915, which codes for MDPEKFLDWVRQAERVFEYKEYDDKKQFKVAILKLTKYASLWYENLKKQRKKEGKDKIESWIKLKKHLMRRFLPRDYEQDNYLKLQYLEQGSMSVTDYIKEFEKMSIVCDLEEKEELRVARFIKGLTPAIATKVEIQNYDGFSDVCRLALKFEKHDKARKPYAYSKGQSSGTNSYSRPAPSKAKETPKEEPKDKGKGVAEPKGSSLRRCFKCQGYGHIANECPQKRALTAQELYDMIPVFVTPEEETVQENVETDGEGIIYDLDPLSEEECLVLRNLHMETGSAENEYREQIFHTRCKVNRKICNLIIDSGSCANVVARDLVDELKLQTKDRVKPYKLHWLNGENGIQVKKQALVSLSLGPYTDEVWCDIIPMNACHILLGRPWQFDRKVEHDGRSNVYSVMKGNVRYNLKPMSPNKIKESKTKKGSMFMEAREVEEALARGERTYVLLVRELGSVGVCDDRGVQGLLEEFRDVFPDELPDGLPPLRGIEHQIDLIPGRHCLISRLSL